The following coding sequences lie in one Pseudomonas monsensis genomic window:
- a CDS encoding MFS transporter: MANHYRELLTTPGATGLVLASSIARLPQAMIGIGIITMLVQQTGVYWLAGAVAGTFTLANALLGPHISRLVDQHGQSRVLPVVTAFSIAMLLALILAVYMRAPAALLFVLAALAGTMPSMPSMIRARWTQLFRGKPQLHTAFSLDTVLTELAYIVGPPLAIGLSVSFFAEAGPLVAVGLLAIGVTAFLLQRQTEPKVVVGHASHGGSTLLIPGVRTIVLALLAMGVIGGAIDVAVVAFANAQGWPASATFILAAYAFGSLVAGLTFGALRVSLAIEKQFLVGILVTAFTGVLPVFATDVYVLTAALFIAGISFAPTMVVVMKMGTIIIPPSRITEGLTWMTTGISIGVALGGMLAGLVIDAWGARAGFGVAIGAGLMMVVVVLVGLRTLEAASVAHVEPELSPSP, encoded by the coding sequence ATGGCCAATCACTACCGCGAGCTGCTAACGACCCCCGGCGCCACCGGGTTAGTGCTCGCGAGTTCTATCGCGCGCTTGCCACAGGCAATGATCGGCATCGGCATCATCACCATGCTGGTGCAGCAAACCGGTGTGTACTGGCTGGCCGGTGCCGTCGCCGGGACTTTCACCCTGGCCAATGCGTTGCTCGGCCCACACATCTCCAGACTGGTTGATCAGCATGGCCAGAGCCGCGTGCTACCCGTCGTCACGGCGTTCAGCATTGCCATGTTGCTGGCACTGATCCTCGCGGTTTACATGCGGGCACCGGCCGCACTGCTGTTTGTTCTAGCGGCGCTGGCGGGGACGATGCCGAGCATGCCGTCGATGATCCGCGCCAGATGGACGCAGTTGTTCCGGGGCAAGCCGCAATTGCACACAGCGTTCTCGCTGGACACCGTCCTCACCGAGCTGGCCTATATCGTCGGCCCGCCACTGGCGATCGGTCTGAGCGTGAGTTTTTTCGCCGAAGCCGGGCCGCTGGTTGCGGTCGGGTTGTTAGCTATTGGGGTGACCGCGTTTCTGCTGCAACGCCAGACTGAACCTAAAGTTGTCGTGGGCCACGCCAGCCATGGCGGCTCAACCCTGCTGATTCCCGGCGTTCGCACCATTGTTCTGGCGCTGTTGGCGATGGGCGTCATTGGTGGCGCAATCGATGTCGCGGTCGTCGCCTTCGCCAATGCGCAGGGCTGGCCAGCGTCGGCGACCTTCATCCTTGCTGCCTATGCGTTTGGCTCATTGGTGGCGGGCCTGACGTTTGGTGCATTGCGGGTTTCCCTGGCGATTGAAAAACAGTTTCTGGTCGGGATATTGGTGACGGCGTTCACCGGTGTGCTGCCTGTTTTTGCAACGGATGTTTATGTGCTGACAGCGGCGCTGTTTATCGCGGGCATCTCGTTTGCGCCAACGATGGTCGTGGTGATGAAAATGGGGACGATCATTATTCCTCCGTCGCGGATCACCGAAGGGCTGACGTGGATGACCACGGGTATCAGCATTGGCGTTGCGCTAGGCGGCATGCTGGCGGGGCTGGTGATTGATGCGTGGGGCGCGCGGGCAGGGTTCGGCGTGGCGATTGGTGCAGGGTTGATGATGGTGGTGGTTGTGCTGGTGGGGTTGCGGACATTGGAGGCGGCTTCGGTTGCGCATGTTGAGCCAGAACTTTCGCCCTCACCCTAG